Within Mongoliitalea daihaiensis, the genomic segment TTACTAGAGGTTCCAGTTTTTACGGTAGAAGCAGCTTTAGAAGCTTTTCGGTGTGGCGCACACAGACTTGAATTGTGTTCAGATTTTTCGGAGGGTGGTACAACTCCATCTGCTGGATTACTCCAATTTTTAAAATCTAAGATCTCAATTCCTATTTTTGTTATGATTCGTCCACGGGGTGGGGATTTTATCTACACAGAAGAGGAGTTGGAAGTGATGGAGCAGGATATTTCCATTTTAGGTGCATCGGGTGCGGATGGTTTTGTTTTCGGTATTTTGGATGAAAATGGTATGGTGGATAGGAAAGCCAATGAGCGTCTGCTCAAGCTTGCTGAGAACAAACCATGTACTTTTCATCGGGCTTTTGATCTTACCCCCAATCTAAAAGAGTCATTGAACAAGATTCAAGAATTAGGGTTTGATCGAATATTAACCTCTGGAGGGAAAGCAACTGTCAGTGATGGCTGGGATATTATTTTGGAATTGGTAGAATTTGCTCAAAATCGAATCATAATTATGCCCGGAGGAGGTTCACATCCCCGACATGCTCGTGAACTTCAATCGTTGGGTTTACTCAAAGAGATTCATGCATCCTGTAAATCGCTGCGTTCTTCTTCGTCAGTATTCAAAAAAGAAGGGATGAATTTTTCCCTAGATATGGAAAGATTTCATCAGGTTTTAACGATCAACCCAATACTACTTTCTGAATTTTTAGCAGCGATGGAGTAATAGAGGCAGTAAAAATCACCGAATAAAATTTATTTTATTTTGCATTTGACGAAAAAATACTTTGTTTAGCCTCTTGTTTTTGACTAATTTTTAGTTTTTAAATATTACAGCAGATTTATTTTTATTTCTAATAACTTTTCCGTAAATTATTCTGTTCAAATAAACCCCTACAACTATGGTAAAAAGTTTTCAAGGTGTGCGTGTTGCAGAAAGTAAGAAACCAACCTCACCAATTTTAGTCAAAGATCATATGAGTACCAATTTGGTTACTTTTAAGCCACAGGATTCCATTGACCATGTACTGGATATGCTCACCAAAAGAAAAATATCGGGAGCACCCGTCGTCGATGAACTGGGACATTTGGTTGGAATCATTTCTGAAGTAGATTGTTTGAAAGAAATTATCAAAGGGAAATACTCCAATACCCCCAAATTTCCGGGTCTGGTAGAAGAGCATATGAGTAAAAACGTACTTACCATGTCACCCGAAACAACCTTGTTTGACGCGGCTCAAAAATTTTTAGAACATAAAATTAGACGTTTTCCTGTGCTTCAGGATGGTTTTTTAGTTGGACAGCTATCTTTGTCGGATGTCATCAGGGCATTTCCTAAGCTTAAAGCTACTACTTGGTAGATTTTGGTAAAAAAACTTTAATTAATCGTCATTTATGGATGACTGAATAGTTTATGTGAAATTAGGATAGTCTGCTCATATTGGATTGCTTCACTGATCAGGATATTCCTAATTTCCTATTTTCATCCACGCCATTCATTACGCAATGCTCATTGCTTTTAGCGCATCATTTCCCATTGCTTCCTCCTAATAATGCACCGTTTGTCCTCCTCATTAGTTGATTAATGATTTACCTTACTTCCCTCAAGGCTGTCCAGATTTCTTGGTCACGGGAGTAAATGTCTTGCCTGAAAAAATATTCTCCACGACTATTTGCCCAATAGGTGAGGTAAAAAATAACTACAGGAATCTTTCGATTAAGAGTAACTGTTCGTTCAGTGGTTTGATTCATCGCAAGACGAATGCGATCATCGGTCCAGCTTTCATCGTAAGAAAGTAAAATTTTGGCTAACTCAAATGGTTTTTGAATCCTGATACACCCGTGACTCAATGCCCTATCTTCACGAGCAAATAGGCTTCTGCTTGGGGTGTCGTGAATATATACCGCATATTTGTTGGGGAACATGAATTTCACTAAGCCAAGAGAGTTTTGTTGTCCAGGTTCCTGACGGATGGTATATGGAAAATTTCTTGGATTGACTTTAGACCATTCAATGCTTGATGGATCAACAGAAGCACCAGAGTTATTCAGGATCTTCATGTTTTTTTCCCTGAGGTAATTGTTATTTCTTTTTACAGCTGGAATTATCTCATTTCGAGTAATGGAAGTTGGTACAGTCCAAGTGGGACTAAATACAAGATAGGACATTTCGGCTTTAAACTGAGGCGTTGAATGGTACGATTTTCCAACGATAACTCTTGAACTTAGCAAGGTATCTCTGTTGACCAAGTAGTCCAGCTGAAAATTGGCTGTATTGACAATGATGAGTTCTTGCTCCTTGATTTCATGGGGTAGCCAGCGCATACGTTCTAGATTGACCGCTGCTGTTTGAGTCAAAGCCGTTGGACTCTGGTTCAGTGCATAAATTGTTCCCTGTCCAATAATACCATCGTTCTCCAATCCAAAACGTTTTTGAATCTGCTTGATAGCAGGAATCAGTAAGGAATCATATGTTTTTTCATTTTCTAGGACTTCTTGATTTTTCAAAAATCCCCAAATTCGTAGCCTTTCCCGTATTTCAGGAATAGAGTTATGGGTATCCCCAATCTTGATGGATTTGTCTGCTTTGATGGATTTCCAAGACGTGGTTGCAGCCTCTAGAGCTTTTTGTTCCAGCGCATAAGTTTCTCTCAAACCATCCCTCATGCGTCTGTAAATACTTAGTTGAGGATAGAGCTCCTCTAAACTCTTACGAATGCTACCTCCGGTTAATGCATCACTTAAACGCTGGTCAATTCGTAATTCAGGAGCATTTCGCTGAATATTCCAAGTCGTCTTTAAGTTTTCAGGATCTACTTTTCCCAAATAGAGATGAGAAGAAAGTAAGATAAAGGCATCTGTCAATAAAATATCTACTGAAGCAAGCGCCATGGGATCAACGGCTAATCCAAGCTTTTGGATGCGTTCCAATTGATCAAACAATTCATTGATTGCATCTAAATGATAATCTTGTGGGTTTAGGCCATCAAATTTTGCTTGTTGTATTTCATAGCGCATTTCATAGGCAATTTCAAAAAGTTTTTTACCATTGGACCAAGCAAATTCAAAATCTCTATGCTGATAGAAATTTTGAATTACTACAGAGCTGTATAGGGATCTCCCAACTACTTTTGGTTTTTTTTCATTTTGGCTTGACTCTATCAACTGCCTGATTAAAAAATCCTGTGGGGGAGAAAAGTTCATTACTTGCTGGGCAACGCTTAAGTGCCCAACAAGTAAAAATAAAATGAGGAGTGCTCTGTACATGATCATTGAGTTATTTTTTTCGCTTCCACTGCACAGAATACAGATCAAGTCTTCGTTGTTCCAAATTCCTAACGGAACCTGCTTTCCGTTGCTTGGTCAATAAGTCTAGGTCAATATCGGCAACAATGGTAGTTTCGGCATTTTCTGAAGCTTGTGCTACAGTAGCATCATGCGGAAAAGAAAAGTCAGAAGGCGAATAAATCGCTGATTGAGAAAATTGGATATCCATATTTTCTACTCGCGGTAAGTTCCCGACTGAACCAGTGATAGCGACGTAACATTCATTTTCGATGGCACGTGCTTTTGCACAGATATTGACACGCAAGAAGGCGTTTTTGGTATCAGTCCAAAAAGGTACAAAAAGTATATCCATCTCTTGCTCCGCCAGAATTCTCCCTAATTCAGGAAATTCTACATCATAACAAATCAAGATGCCAATTTTACCGGCGTCAGTATCAAAGACTTTAATCCCATTTCCCCCTTGTAAACCCCAGTAAGACTGTTCGTCTGGAGTAATATGGAGCTTGTATTGTTTATCAGTAGTTCCGTCCCTACGACATAAATAGCTTACATTTCTTAGTTTTTTTCCATCATATTCTGGCATGCTGCCTGCGATGATATTGACATTGTAGGAAAGTGCCAAATCGCTCATTCTACTCACAATTTCATCGGTATAATCTGCTAAGTTTCGGATGGCTTCAGATGCATCCATATCATTAAATTCAGCTAGTAGGGGTGCATTGAAAAATTCTGGCAGTAAGCAAAAATCAGATTTATAGCCAGATACGGTATCTACGAAAAATTCTACCTGCTGCATTAAATCATCCACTGAATTGAATCTACGCATTTTCCATTGAACAAGCCCTAGCCGAACGGTTGATTTTTTGTTTCCAATGAGCTTTTCATCTTTTTCATAATAGATATTGATCCATTCGAGTAAAGTCGCATAGGCTCTTGAATCGGTATCTTCTGGCAGGTATTTGGTAATTACTTTCCGAACGTGAAATTCATTGGCTAGCTGAAATGAAAGCACAGAGTCAAAAATCTCCTTACTTTTTACCAAATCAATGTATTTCCTTGGAGTCATCTGATCTGCATACTTGGAGTACCCAGGGATTCTGCCACCTGCAATGATAGAGCGAAGGTTGAGATTTTCGCATAGTTCCTTCCTAGCATCATATAATCTTCTACCTATTCTCATGCCTCGGTACTCTTGATGGACGAATACATCTGTTCCATACAGGGTGTCTCCATCATTGTCATGAGTATCAAATTTCCCAAAACCAGTGATTTGATCATAGGTGTGATTATCGCCAAATTTACCATAGTCTACCACGAGACTTAAGGCTGCTGCTACAACTTTACCATTATCTTCGATACAAATCTGCCCTTCTGGGAATGCCTTTATTTGATTTTTTAATTCTTGTTTAGTCCAAGCGCCACCTTGGTTTTTATAAATACTGACCATGATTTCTCTGATGTCTTCATAGTCTGAAAGTTTAATATTTCGGAGCTTTAGCCGGTGTTCTAATTCATCTCTCATAGATTACAAATATACGAAAAATTAAAGAGATTGGAGATTGTGATAGGTGGTCAGCGACTAAATGAAAGGTTCGAGCAGTAGCTATGTGGAGTAAGGTAATAAAGTAATCATTGATTAGTTGGATTGTGATTGAGTTTTTGGAACTATAAAATGAAATTTAAATCGCTTGCGATATAAAATCATTCTACATATATTTGTATCGCTCACGATATAAATTAATACATTATGCAAAAATTATATGAAACTTCTGCTACGGCAGTTGGCGGTAGAAATGGAAGTGTGAAGTCTTCAGATGGCGTATTGGAATTGGACGTACGTCTGCCGAAGGTTTTTGGGGGGCAGGGTGGAAGTTATACCAATCCTGAACAATTATTTGCGGCAGGTTACGCAGCATGCTTTGACAATGCTTTGAATTTTATCGCTAAATCTCAACGACTGGCGATTTCTTCCAAGGTGACGGCACATGTAGCCTTGATTCAAGGAACTCCTACTGCTTGGGATTTGGCGGTGACATTAGATGTTGAGATTAATGGTTTGGAGGAATCAGAAGCTCAAAAACTAATGGAGCAAGCACACGATAGTTGTCCTTATTCTAGGGCTATCCAGGGAAATGTCCAAGTAACGTTAAATTTAAAATAAGTCATGTCAACAAAGTTTTATGAATTTTCTGCCCAAACTCTTCAAGGAAAGGACGTTTCTATGGAGGAGTTTAAAGGAAAAACAATCTTAGTAGTCAATACAGCAAGTAAATGTGGCCTGACTCCTCAATATGAAGGGTTGGAGAAGTTGTATGAGAAATACAAGGACCAAGGTTTGGTAATTTTGGGCTTCCCTTGCAATCAATTTGGAAATCAAGAACCAGGAGATGCGTCTAGCATTGCATCTGGGTGCGTATTGAATTATGGTGTAACATTCCCGATGTTTGCCAAAATTGAAGTAAATGGCCCTCACACACATCCAATTTTTAAGTATCTAAAAGAGCGCTTGGGTGGTTTTCTAGGATCAAGAATTAAATGGAATTTTACTAAATTCTTGATTGATGATAAAGGTCGACCCTTGAAGCGTTATGCTCCCATTACCAAACCGGATCAAATAGAAAAAGATTTGGTCAAAATATTGGCAAAAAAGGCGTCTTAAGTACGCAAAAGTGAAAATGGCTTGAGTTATGACAGAAGAGGTATTAAAACTTGATAATCAAATCTGCTTTCCCTTTTATGCAATGTCCCGTGTTATCATTCGGGGATATCAACCGTATCTGGACAAATTAGGTCTTACCTATACTCAATATCTAGTGATGTTGGTACTTTGGGAACAAGATGGTCTGAGTGTAAATGAAATTGCGGAAAGACTCATTTTGAATACCAATACAGTAACTCCCATGCTCAAGCGCATGGAAGGTATGGGCCTATTGGAAAGGATCAAAGGGGAAGCAGATGAGCGTAAAGTCTTTATAAATATCACTGAAAAGGGGCAGGCAATGCATGAAGAAGCTTCACGCATTCCGAGCCAATTGCTGCAGGCTTTGAATCAAGAGGGCAAGGACTTGACAGATCTCTTGGAAATGAGAGATAAGATCAATGAATTATTGCATAGAGGCTACTAAAGTTGGTGTTTGAGGAACACGCTTGTTCATCATCCACATCCACAATGGGGGTACCAACGCCATCAGCATGCTTCCGGGATAACCTGTTGGTAATTGAGGACTTTCGTCCATATGTCTTAGGAGTTGATATTTTCTAGATGCCAAGTAATGGTGATCTGAGTGCCGAGTCAATTCGAATAACACAATTCGCCCCATTTCATGATCAGAATTCCAAGAATGCTTGGGCAAAACACGCTCATAACGACCAGATTCTAATAAGCGTCGTTGCAACCCATAGTGCTCGATGTAATTGATGGTCTCCAAAAGTAATACGGCAATCAAGCTTATGGACAGGGCAAAGGGTACCATGGACCAACCGAACATCACCCCAACACTCAGGAGATAAAGGATTTGATAGCATTGAAAGCGAATCATCTCATTTTTCCACGTCCACATGGAAAGCCCTTTTTTTGCTAAGCGCTCCTTCTCCAACATCCATGCACTCCGATACTGTCCAAAGATAGATCGAAAGAAAAACACATATATCCATTCCCCTTTTTTGGCAGTAGCTGGATCTAATGGAGTAGAGACATGTTTGTGATGTCCCCGATTGTGTTCAATGAAAAAATGCATGTATAAGACGGGTAAGAGTCCCATTTTTGCAAGAAATTGCTCGCCTTTAGTTGCTCTATGTCCCAATTCATGCGAGACATTGATGCCCAATGCCCCTAAGACTACTCCTAAGCTAAAGGTTAAACCAATTTTTTCAATGTTTTCCATAGGTACATTGCTGATGCTGTAAAAGTAAAAACCGATTAGGAGGTAGCAGATGGGGGCACACAGATAAAGCAAGATATCAAAGAAACGATTCGACAACTTTTCAGCTTCTTTTTCTGGAGAAAGGTTTTCAGTAGAAGCTGGAAGTAAAGCATCGAGTATTGGGAAAATTCCAAACGCTAAGATCACAGACGCCCAAGACCAAACCCCGCCCAACACCAATGCGAGTAAAAAGGACAAGGGCAGTAGATAAGCGCTGAGGTATTTTAGATCTTTGAGCATTTGGGTTAAAGACGGAGTAAAATTAAGTACTTAAATAAACGTTTAAGATAGCCAATTTTTTTTCATTTATCTTTTGGCTGCATTAATTTAACTGAAAAATAAATCAAAAATAGATTGCTAAACAAATTGAGTCCTAAGACTCATTCAAAATAAAGATTAAGAATAAAAAATGCTAGCTAATCCTTTATTCTTGATAATGGGAAAACTTCAATGCCCGTAAATTTGAAGAATAACTTAATTTCACACTATAATGAAAAAGATTGTGTCAATGTTCGCGTTCACCTTGTTCTTATTTGTATTCAGTACAAGTAATTTGAAAGCAAGTTGGTCTTACAAATCAGATGTTGGTTTAGATTTTATGGATGGTAGATTATATGTTGTTACTCATTGTACAAATAAAATTGGAGATGATTGTACAACACCTGGATCTGCTTCAAGATCGGATATTACAGTTATTTTAGAAATTGCTAAAGCTTTGGCAAAATTATAATGATTGGTAAGTTTAGTAATACTAGCGGCTATGAATTCGTAGCCGTTATTTTTCTACTGTTTTCTTGTCATTCTTCCTATGATTATACCTACTTTGATAGAGAGGATATTAAGCATGTAGAAGAATTTGATGTAAAGCTTCCTTTTAACTTTGTAAATCAAACAAAATGGTCTGTATATACAGAAAGTGGGAGGCTTCATCTTCTTGAATATGGTAGAACAAAAGAAGGGGATTTGCTCATTTTCCCATTGGATTTGGAAGCAAAAGCTTATGGTATTCCTATTCAAATCCCAAGAGAAGGACCAGAAGGGTTTAACGCAACTGATGCTGCGGTACAAATATTGACAAGAGATTCTATTTTAGTTTTTCCTATACCATCAAAGCGTTTTTACTTGTATAATGACTTAGGACATCTATTACGTACATATGAATATGAAAGTGAATTTGAATTTTATTTAGCTGGATTCTTCTCATCTGCCATAAAAATGGAAAACCATTTGATTTTCCCAACAAGTTCTTCTTTAGTAAGGTATGATGACCCTAGTTATTTTCAAAAGGTTTTGCCTGTTCATGTTTTTGATATTCACAATTCTAAGTTTGTTCAAGCACTACCATATCCAAAACAGCTTGAAAAAAAGTATTTGTGGAGCTTCTTGGATGGCGCTTCTTTATCCACTTTTCAAGATTCTTTGGTTTTGATAAATTTCAGGTTTTCGGATAGTTTGTATACATATTCTACCCAAACTCAAAATGTTCAAAGTAAATTCTTAGGAATTAACGCTGAACCTTTAGGATTAGTAAAACCTCCAACTAAAGGAGAGGAGCTCAATCTAATACTAAAGGAAAAGGATTACCTATACACATTAGCAGAAGACCATATACTATACAGGGTAGTAACTCATTTAGATAAATGGGAAATGAAAAATGTTGCGATACAAGATATTGTCGATTTCAATTATCGACGGATGACGGTAATTAGGCATAATTCATTGACAAATGAAACTCGTTATATAGATATGCCACTAACCCGCTATTTTATTCCATATAAAGGCAAGCTCATCGTAGGAAGTGTAGATACTTGGGAAGATGAAGATAACGACCAATGGAGAAAATTTTTTATTTATGAGTTTTGATTTTTTGAAATACTAAAATTCCCACTTTCACAGTCACCTATACAAAAAAGGCCAGAGAATTTGCTCTGGCCTTTTTTGTATACGGAGGATTCATCATCCTACATTCATTCGTTGGGTTTATTTCTTTTCTTCCACTTTTGCTGTTTTTACAACATCACCCTCTTTTAATTGTTTGGAGACAACAAAGTATGGGCCCACAATCAGTTCCTCACCTTCTGTAATACCTTCTAAAATTTGGATATTATCAAAATCAGAAATTCCAGTCTTGATTTCTCTGAATTTGGCCTTGCCTTCTTCAATTACAAAAATCAATTCTTTTGGTTTAGTGCTACCATCAGCATTTTTGGTAATTTGATCTTCCCGTGTAGTCACTGCACCTAATGGAATGGAAAGCACATTTTCTTTTTTCTGGGTAATGATATCCACACTTGCAGTCATTCCAGGTCTGAAAGGGAATTTGTTTCTTGCTGTGACAAGGTCCGCATAAGATTCGTTGATGATTCTAATTTTCACCTCAAATTCGGTCACTGCATCAATACTAGCTTTTGTGTTGGCAGAATTGGCAATAGAGGTAACCACACCTTTAAATTTCTTTCCTGTAGATGCATAGGAATCTACATCAATGAGCGTAGTGTCTCCCAAACTGATACGGATGATATCATTTTCGTTTACATTTACCCGAACTTCCATTCTGGCAAGGTCTGCTAAACGAAGCATTTCTGTTCCTGCCATTTGTTGAGTACCTACCACACGTTCGCCTTTTTCAACCAAAAGCTTGGATACAATACCATTTACAGGAGAATAAACATTTGTTAATCGTAGGTTTTCAGCAGCTTCATCTACGGTAGCTTGAGCACTTTTAATGATAAATTCAGCAGCTATTACAGATTGTTGTGCTGCATCCAAATCATTGGAAGCAGTAAAGAATGTAGCTTGTATTTGTTCCCAATCTGCATCCGAAATGACCTTGTCCTTATGAAGTCGCTCATTTCTCTTATATTCTAATTCGGCTCTAACAAACTGAGCTTCAGAGCGTTTGAGGTTAGCTCTGGATTGTGCCAGATTTGCCTTATTTTGATTGAGATTGGCCCGAGCTCTATCGAGTGCTGATATGAAGTTATCGGGGCGGATTTTCACCAATAGATCGCCGACCTTTACAGAGTCACCGTCCACCACATTTAGTTCGATGATCTCACCTGCTACATCTGGGCTAAGTTTAACTTCGATTTCAGGTTCAATTATGCCAGACCCACTTACTTTTTCGATGATCGTTGCTTTTTTCGCTGTACTTACCTCTACGCTTACCTCTTTTGGTCCTCCAATCCACCCTGCACTGCGACCGATAATTGCGAAAACAATTACAAAACCTAAAATTCCTAAAAGGATATAGATCAATTTATTAGATTTTTGCTTTTTAGCCATTGGTATTGTTCTGTTATAGTTTTAATGGATTTCCTAAATAAAAGTCAAGTACCTTCACTCGAAAGATAAAGGTGTATTTTGAGGTGATCAAATCAGCCTGCGCATTGAAGAAATTGTTTTGCGCCAGCTGATAGTCAGCAAAATTGATCGCTCCTGCATCAAAACGCTGTTGGGCAATTCTAAATGCTTCCTCCAAAGAGGCTACACGGGTTAACGATGCTTGATATGATAATCTGGATGCATAAGCATTGGTGTAAGCACTTTCAATATCCTGGCGTAGCTGGTTTTTAGTTTCTACTTCTTGAATCTCTGCCAGTCTTTTTTGTAATCTTGCTCGTTGGACGTTTGCCCGGTTTCTCATGTTTGAAAAAATAGGGACATTTAATTGTAAGTTTGCTGAGTTTGAAAAATTATTCCGGATTTGTGTGTTGAAAGCAGGGACTTCGCCAAAAACAGCCTGATCAATAAAGTTTGAAAATGCACTGACACCTACTCCTAAAGTAGGAAGGTATCCTCCTCTTGCTATCCTAACTCCGATATTTGCACTTTCAATGCCTAACTCGGCAGCTTTGATTTCGGGCATCAATTCCAACGCGATGGCGAAGATTTCATCCACATCGTTTTGAGCCATTTGAAAAGCATCTGTATCTAGCTCTGGAGCCAAAACATCCATTCGATCATCGAATGGGATCTGCATGGCTTGTGCTAAATTTAATTTTGCAATTCTTAGGTTGTTGCTGGCATTGATGACCTCTAACTCATTAGTAGCATTCTGTGCTTGGATGTCCAATTTATTCGCAAGTGGCAAAGAACCTGCGTCCACCAACTTGAGAGTTACTGCCATTTGTTCCTTGGTAGTATTGAGTTGATTTTGAGCAATATTCAACTGTTCTTTTGCAAATA encodes:
- a CDS encoding copper homeostasis protein CutC, encoding MGLLEVPVFTVEAALEAFRCGAHRLELCSDFSEGGTTPSAGLLQFLKSKISIPIFVMIRPRGGDFIYTEEELEVMEQDISILGASGADGFVFGILDENGMVDRKANERLLKLAENKPCTFHRAFDLTPNLKESLNKIQELGFDRILTSGGKATVSDGWDIILELVEFAQNRIIIMPGGGSHPRHARELQSLGLLKEIHASCKSLRSSSSVFKKEGMNFSLDMERFHQVLTINPILLSEFLAAME
- a CDS encoding CBS domain-containing protein — translated: MVKSFQGVRVAESKKPTSPILVKDHMSTNLVTFKPQDSIDHVLDMLTKRKISGAPVVDELGHLVGIISEVDCLKEIIKGKYSNTPKFPGLVEEHMSKNVLTMSPETTLFDAAQKFLEHKIRRFPVLQDGFLVGQLSLSDVIRAFPKLKATTW
- a CDS encoding L,D-transpeptidase family protein translates to MYRALLILFLLVGHLSVAQQVMNFSPPQDFLIRQLIESSQNEKKPKVVGRSLYSSVVIQNFYQHRDFEFAWSNGKKLFEIAYEMRYEIQQAKFDGLNPQDYHLDAINELFDQLERIQKLGLAVDPMALASVDILLTDAFILLSSHLYLGKVDPENLKTTWNIQRNAPELRIDQRLSDALTGGSIRKSLEELYPQLSIYRRMRDGLRETYALEQKALEAATTSWKSIKADKSIKIGDTHNSIPEIRERLRIWGFLKNQEVLENEKTYDSLLIPAIKQIQKRFGLENDGIIGQGTIYALNQSPTALTQTAAVNLERMRWLPHEIKEQELIIVNTANFQLDYLVNRDTLLSSRVIVGKSYHSTPQFKAEMSYLVFSPTWTVPTSITRNEIIPAVKRNNNYLREKNMKILNNSGASVDPSSIEWSKVNPRNFPYTIRQEPGQQNSLGLVKFMFPNKYAVYIHDTPSRSLFAREDRALSHGCIRIQKPFELAKILLSYDESWTDDRIRLAMNQTTERTVTLNRKIPVVIFYLTYWANSRGEYFFRQDIYSRDQEIWTALREVR
- a CDS encoding bifunctional GNAT family N-acetyltransferase/carbon-nitrogen hydrolase family protein; the protein is MRDELEHRLKLRNIKLSDYEDIREIMVSIYKNQGGAWTKQELKNQIKAFPEGQICIEDNGKVVAAALSLVVDYGKFGDNHTYDQITGFGKFDTHDNDGDTLYGTDVFVHQEYRGMRIGRRLYDARKELCENLNLRSIIAGGRIPGYSKYADQMTPRKYIDLVKSKEIFDSVLSFQLANEFHVRKVITKYLPEDTDSRAYATLLEWINIYYEKDEKLIGNKKSTVRLGLVQWKMRRFNSVDDLMQQVEFFVDTVSGYKSDFCLLPEFFNAPLLAEFNDMDASEAIRNLADYTDEIVSRMSDLALSYNVNIIAGSMPEYDGKKLRNVSYLCRRDGTTDKQYKLHITPDEQSYWGLQGGNGIKVFDTDAGKIGILICYDVEFPELGRILAEQEMDILFVPFWTDTKNAFLRVNICAKARAIENECYVAITGSVGNLPRVENMDIQFSQSAIYSPSDFSFPHDATVAQASENAETTIVADIDLDLLTKQRKAGSVRNLEQRRLDLYSVQWKRKK
- a CDS encoding organic hydroperoxide resistance protein, producing the protein MQKLYETSATAVGGRNGSVKSSDGVLELDVRLPKVFGGQGGSYTNPEQLFAAGYAACFDNALNFIAKSQRLAISSKVTAHVALIQGTPTAWDLAVTLDVEINGLEESEAQKLMEQAHDSCPYSRAIQGNVQVTLNLK
- a CDS encoding glutathione peroxidase, with product MSTKFYEFSAQTLQGKDVSMEEFKGKTILVVNTASKCGLTPQYEGLEKLYEKYKDQGLVILGFPCNQFGNQEPGDASSIASGCVLNYGVTFPMFAKIEVNGPHTHPIFKYLKERLGGFLGSRIKWNFTKFLIDDKGRPLKRYAPITKPDQIEKDLVKILAKKAS
- a CDS encoding MarR family winged helix-turn-helix transcriptional regulator, encoding MTEEVLKLDNQICFPFYAMSRVIIRGYQPYLDKLGLTYTQYLVMLVLWEQDGLSVNEIAERLILNTNTVTPMLKRMEGMGLLERIKGEADERKVFINITEKGQAMHEEASRIPSQLLQALNQEGKDLTDLLEMRDKINELLHRGY
- a CDS encoding alkane 1-monooxygenase, which codes for MLKDLKYLSAYLLPLSFLLALVLGGVWSWASVILAFGIFPILDALLPASTENLSPEKEAEKLSNRFFDILLYLCAPICYLLIGFYFYSISNVPMENIEKIGLTFSLGVVLGALGINVSHELGHRATKGEQFLAKMGLLPVLYMHFFIEHNRGHHKHVSTPLDPATAKKGEWIYVFFFRSIFGQYRSAWMLEKERLAKKGLSMWTWKNEMIRFQCYQILYLLSVGVMFGWSMVPFALSISLIAVLLLETINYIEHYGLQRRLLESGRYERVLPKHSWNSDHEMGRIVLFELTRHSDHHYLASRKYQLLRHMDESPQLPTGYPGSMLMALVPPLWMWMMNKRVPQTPTLVASMQ
- a CDS encoding efflux RND transporter periplasmic adaptor subunit, producing the protein MAKKQKSNKLIYILLGILGFVIVFAIIGRSAGWIGGPKEVSVEVSTAKKATIIEKVSGSGIIEPEIEVKLSPDVAGEIIELNVVDGDSVKVGDLLVKIRPDNFISALDRARANLNQNKANLAQSRANLKRSEAQFVRAELEYKRNERLHKDKVISDADWEQIQATFFTASNDLDAAQQSVIAAEFIIKSAQATVDEAAENLRLTNVYSPVNGIVSKLLVEKGERVVGTQQMAGTEMLRLADLARMEVRVNVNENDIIRISLGDTTLIDVDSYASTGKKFKGVVTSIANSANTKASIDAVTEFEVKIRIINESYADLVTARNKFPFRPGMTASVDIITQKKENVLSIPLGAVTTREDQITKNADGSTKPKELIFVIEEGKAKFREIKTGISDFDNIQILEGITEGEELIVGPYFVVSKQLKEGDVVKTAKVEEKK
- a CDS encoding TolC family protein; amino-acid sequence: MKKNYLLILWSLTITFASFAQTGQQGVMDLETCIEIALENNLNLQRSQVALAQQEANYLANQGQRIPTLSTGASSGYRWGRSINPVTNLFENNRIGNINLFANSNATIFAGQQINNSVRQSKVDIEAASYNVAATENSITLNVINLFINVVFAKEQLNIAQNQLNTTKEQMAVTLKLVDAGSLPLANKLDIQAQNATNELEVINASNNLRIAKLNLAQAMQIPFDDRMDVLAPELDTDAFQMAQNDVDEIFAIALELMPEIKAAELGIESANIGVRIARGGYLPTLGVGVSAFSNFIDQAVFGEVPAFNTQIRNNFSNSANLQLNVPIFSNMRNRANVQRARLQKRLAEIQEVETKNQLRQDIESAYTNAYASRLSYQASLTRVASLEEAFRIAQQRFDAGAINFADYQLAQNNFFNAQADLITSKYTFIFRVKVLDFYLGNPLKL